GCGCGCCAGCCGCTGCGGCTCATCGGCTGTCTCGCGCTCGCCGGACACTTCCTGCATCGCCCGCAGATACAGTTCAACCAGGAGGGACTCTTTCCATTTCGTGAGCACATCAGGACCGACGGCGGCGATGTCCGCGGCGGTCAAGGCCAGCAATTTGCGCAACACTTCCGGCGTGCCGACTTCGCGCGCGAACGGCAACAGCACCTTTTCATCGTAGGGATCGCGGCGGAAAGCGGTATGGGCCATCAACAAATGCCGATGGACCAGCATGATCAGCGTTCGCGATTCCCGCTCATCGAACCCCAGGCGCGCCGCCGTTTCCTCCGCCAACCGCTTGCCGACTTCACTATGGTCTTCTTCATGGCCCTTCCCCAGATCGTGAAGAAGCAGGGCCAGATGGAGCAGATCTTTCCGCTTGATCTCCCGATACACCTCTCCGAGTACGCCCGCATGATCGGTGAGCGCTTCCGCTTTCGCCACGGCCAGGAGACTATGCTCGTCAACCGTGTACTTGTGATACTGATTGAATTGCATCAGCCCACGGACACGCGAGAACGCCGGCACCAACTTCTCCAGCAGATGCGCACGATGCATCGCCTCAAGGGTTTTGGCCGTACCAGGTCCAGCTAGGATCGACAGGAACGTGCGTCCGGTCTCCGGCGTATGAAACTGCTCGACGGTGAGGGTTTCGGCATGCCGGTGAATGTCTTCCAGAAGAGAGGGATCAATACTGAGCTTGCGCGACCTGGCGAGATTGAACAGGGTCAGCAACAACGACGGCTGCCCCAGCACCTGGGAACGCAGTTCAACCGGGACGGTCAACGCCTCGCCATCGACGGCGAAATACTGGTCGATGCGGGGAGACGGCAGCCATCGCACGATTCGCTGCCAGAGCGAGCGGCGGCGGCAGCGTTCGACAAATCGCATCAAGGCCACATGCAGCCCCATCGTATGCCGATAGTATTGCTGCATGAACTGCTCAACCGCGAGCAAATGCGGCTGGTCGGCAAAGCCCCAGTGTTTGGCCAGCCAGACCTGTTCATCAAACGTCAGAATTTCCTGCGCCATGCCGGCTCGAATATGCAGAAATGAACGGACCCGCAGCAGGAACTCACGCGCATCCTTGATCGCGCGATAGTCCGCTTGGGACAGAATGCCGCGGTCGGACAATTCTCGGATGGTGGGCGCCTGAAATCGCGCTGAGCCGATCCATTGCAGCAAATGCAGGTCCCGCAACCCGCCTTGGCTCTTCTTGACGTTCGGCTCGAGCAGATAGACCGTCTCGCCGAACTTCTGGTACTCACGCTGCCGTTCAGCCACCTTCTGGTCGAGATACCCGTCAAATCCGCTCGACACGACCTTGCGCACATACCGCGCATGAAATTGCTGAAAGAGCTCGGGGCTTCCCGCCAGAAACCGGGCCTCCATCATGGAGGTACGAACCGTCAGATCAGCCAAGCCCAAATCGATACAATCCTGAATAGTTCGCACGCTATGACCGACCTGAAATCCGATGTCCCACAGCGGATGCAGCACCTGCTTCACCAACTCGGGGATCACCTTGGCCGCATCCTGGTGAAAGAGGAACATCAGGTCGATATCGGAGTGCGGCGCCAATTCCCGCCGACCATAGCCTCCGATTGCCACGAGACAGCAATGCTGAAATCCGGCCGTGGTCAGCGCCTCGCCGCCGGTTCGCGCCGCAGTTCGGTATCGGCCGACGATCAATCCATCGACCAGATCCGTGGTGGCTGCGACCACCTCGTCACCGGACGCCCCGGCCAACAACCGCTGCTGAATGGCCTGGCGCTGTTCAGCCAGTAGTTGGGACACCACAATGGGAGCCGCGTCGCGCACCAACTGCGAATTTGCGTCCAACGCCTGCGACATACCTAGAGCGCGCTTTCTCCCGTTTCGCCCGTCCGAATTCTGACGGCGGAGGTGAGTTCCCGCACGAAGATCTTTCCATCGCCAATGCTGCCCGTTTTCGCCGCGCGCGTAATGGTTTCGAGCACGCGCTGAACCTGCCCGTCATTCACCGCCACTTCAATTTTGACCTTGGGCACGAATTCAATGGTGT
The sequence above is a segment of the Nitrospira sp. genome. Coding sequences within it:
- a CDS encoding P-II family nitrogen regulator; its protein translation is MKLIEAIVKPFKLDEVKDALLEIGIQGMTVTEVKGFGRQKGHKETYRGQEYTIEFVPKVKIEVAVNDGQVQRVLETITRAAKTGSIGDGKIFVRELTSAVRIRTGETGESAL
- the glnD gene encoding [protein-PII] uridylyltransferase, whose product is MSQALDANSQLVRDAAPIVVSQLLAEQRQAIQQRLLAGASGDEVVAATTDLVDGLIVGRYRTAARTGGEALTTAGFQHCCLVAIGGYGRRELAPHSDIDLMFLFHQDAAKVIPELVKQVLHPLWDIGFQVGHSVRTIQDCIDLGLADLTVRTSMMEARFLAGSPELFQQFHARYVRKVVSSGFDGYLDQKVAERQREYQKFGETVYLLEPNVKKSQGGLRDLHLLQWIGSARFQAPTIRELSDRGILSQADYRAIKDAREFLLRVRSFLHIRAGMAQEILTFDEQVWLAKHWGFADQPHLLAVEQFMQQYYRHTMGLHVALMRFVERCRRRSLWQRIVRWLPSPRIDQYFAVDGEALTVPVELRSQVLGQPSLLLTLFNLARSRKLSIDPSLLEDIHRHAETLTVEQFHTPETGRTFLSILAGPGTAKTLEAMHRAHLLEKLVPAFSRVRGLMQFNQYHKYTVDEHSLLAVAKAEALTDHAGVLGEVYREIKRKDLLHLALLLHDLGKGHEEDHSEVGKRLAEETAARLGFDERESRTLIMLVHRHLLMAHTAFRRDPYDEKVLLPFAREVGTPEVLRKLLALTAADIAAVGPDVLTKWKESLLVELYLRAMQEVSGERETADEPQRLARIADEVAAQSQGDHNSPSDKTWIRSELEQFPLRYAYGTSPRRIAAHLGAVRRLQDGGVVVETEFNAPLGTCEYAVIAHNDLIPGLFSKIAGVMAAGGLQILDAQIVTRKDGVVVDTFQVADPDYQGAPPAERCESIGATIVEVLTGRQSIDAVMRRGARLHLGRSLPAHRQPAEVRIDNETSDRFTILDVFADDRQGLLYIITNAIFQLGLSVHASRISTRLDQVADVFYVTGVDGKKVEEAGRLETIRASILNEIEVFLGAHAA